In Streptomyces sp. NBC_01231, the sequence GGCCGCGCTGGCGACGCCCATCGACAAGTACCGGATCACCTTCGCCCTCCCCTGGGAGGACATGCTGCTGCTCGGCACGACCGACGAGGAGTTCGAGGGCGACCCGGCGGATGTCGCGGTCACCGAGAAGGACACCGCCCAGATACTCGACGAGGCCGCGTTCTCCATCCGCGACCAGCAGCTCGACCGTGACCTGATCACCTACTCGTTCGCCGGTCTGCGGGTCCTGCCGGGCGGGCCCGGCAGCACCGCGAAGGCCAAGCGCGAGACGGTGGTGACCGAGGGCAGGGGCGGCATGCTGTCCGTCGCGGGCGGCAAGTGGACGACGTTCAGGCACATCGGCCGTACGGTCATGCAGAAGCTGGAGGCGCTGCCCGGGCACCCGCTGGGCGACGCCTTCGAGCCGATCTCCTCGCTGCCGAAGAAGCTGCCGCTGCCCGGTGTCGCCAACCCGCGCGCGGTCGCCCACCGCCTGCTGGTCGACCACCCGGCGACCGGCACCCGGATGACCGCCGACACCGCCAGGCACCTGGCCACGCACTACGGTTCGCTGGCCTTCGACATCGCCCGGCTGGCCAACGAGAACCCGGAACTCGCCGAGCGGGTCCACCCGGACGCCCCGGAGATCTGGGCGCAGGTCGTCTACGCCCGGGACAACGAGTGGGCCCAGACGCCGGACGACGTGCTGCGCCGCCGTACCACGCTGACGATCCGGGGCCTTGCCACAGACGACGTCCGCGCGAAGGTGCAGGACCTGCTCGACAAGAACTAGCCCCCGCGGTCCCGGCCCGGCCCTCCCCTGACCAGGGTCGGGACCGTGGAGGCTTCGTCGGCCCGGACGCCCACCCGGTGCCCCTCGGCGAGGTAAAAGGTGATCGCCGATCTGGCGGCGCTCATCTGACCTGCCCCCATAATGTGCTGAGACATCCGATGTCTCGGCACAGCATGAGTACGACAGGGAGGCCAGGTCATGGCAGTCACCGATGAGGCGATCGAGAAGATCAAGGGCATGATCGTCTCCGGCGCGCTGCGCCCCGGCGACCGGCTCCCCAAGGAGAGCGAGCTCGCCGCCGAGCTGGGGCTGTCCCGCAATTCGCTGCGAGAGGCCGTGCGCGCCCTGTCCCTGATCCGGATCCTGGACGTACGCCAGGGCGACGGCACGTATGTCACCAGCCTGGACCCCCAGTTGCTGCTGGAGGCGCTCAGCTTCGTCGTGGACTTCCACCGCGACGACACGGTCCTGGAGTTCCTCGCGGTGCGTCGCATCCTGGAGCCGGCCGCGACCGCGATGGCGGCCCTGCGCATCAGCGAGCAACAGCTGAACGCGCTCTCCGCCCAGATGGACAAGCTCGGCGACAGCCCGTCCGTGGAGGAGCTCGTCGCCTGCGATCTGGACTTCCACCGCGGCATCGTGCAGAGCTCCGGGAACTCGGTGCTGTGTTCCCTCCTCGACGGCCTGTCCGGCCCCACCACCCGGGCCCGGATCTGGCGCGGACTGACCCAGGAGGACGCGGTCGTCGGCACCCTGCGCGAGCACAGGGCGATCCTGGCGGCGCTGCGCGACCGGGACGCGGAGGCGGCCCGGTCCTGGGCCACCGTGCACATCGCGAGCGTGGAGCAGTGGCTGCGGTCGAGCCTGTGAGGACCGCGGGGCGGGGTGTCCGGGGCCGGCGAACGGGGCAGTGATCCGTTCACTCCCCCGTGCAAGGGGGCTGCGGGCGCCCCCGCCACACGCCGTAAGGTTGGGTCGTTAAGCGAGGGCACGTCGGAAGGAGGCGCTGGGTGATCGAGCTCGAGGGGGTTCCCGAGCTGATCGACCCGGTCATGGTGGCCGCGTTCGAGGGCTGGAACGACGCCGGCGACGCCGCTTCCACCGCGGTCGCGCATCTGGACAGGGAGTGGAAGGGCGAGGTGTTCGCGGCGCTGGACGCCGAGGACTACTACGACTTCCAGGTGAACCGACCCACGGTGTGGCTGGACGGTGGCGTACGGAAGATCACCTGGCCGACGACCAGATTGTCGGTGGTCCGGGTCGGCGGTGACAAGCCCCGCGACCTGGTTCTCGTCCGAGGTATCGAACCGTCGATGCGGTGGCGCTCGTTCTGCAACGAGCTGCTGGGCTTCGCCCATGAGCTGGGCGTGGAGCTGGTGGTGGTCCTGGGCGCCCTGCTCGGCGACACCCCGCACACCCGTCCGGTCCCGGTCAGCGGGGTCACGTCCGACCCGGACCTGGCCCAGCGCATGGATCTGGAGGAGACCAAGTACGAGGGCCCCACGGGCATCGTCGGCATCCTCCAGGAGGCGTGCACGCACGCGGGCGTCCCGGCCGTGTCGTTGTGGGCGGCCGTACCGCACTACGTGTCGCAGCCACCGAACCCGAAGGCGACGCTGGCCCTCCTGAACCGTCTGGAGGACCTGATCGACGTGCGCATCCCGCTGGGCGAGCTGCCGGAGGACGCGCGCGCCTGGCAGGTGGGCGTGGACCAGCTGGCCGCCGAGGACAGCGAGGTCGCCGAGTACGTCCAGTCGCTGGAGGAGGCCCGGGACACCGCGGAGCTGCCGGAGGCGTCGGGCGAGGCGATCGCCCGCGAGTTCGAACGGTATCTGCGGCGCCGGGACGGGTCAGGACCGGGCGGCTCCGGCGGGCACGCCACGGCGGACGGCAGCGACAGCACGCCCTATCTGCGGGACAACCCCAGCGGTCGTACCAAGCCGCCGAAACCGCCGAAGCCGCCGACAACCGAGGCGGACGACGACGATTCGCCATCGGAGGACTGAGCCGGTTCCCGGATCCAGGCGGCCGTCGCCTTCGGCCATCGGGTGATCGGCGTATGGGCGTATGGGGCGCCCTGTCCCCGAACGTCCTGCGAAGCGTCCGGGTCCAGAGCGCGTCCGACCCGCCGTCGAGAGCCGGTCGGCCCGCCCCCGGGAGCCGGGTCGGATCGGCTCGGATCAGCTCGCGAGAACGAGAGGGGCGCTTCCTCCGCGTGGAGGAAGCGCCCCTTTTTCCGTGCAGTCCCGTGGCCTACAGAGCCACGCCCAACAGTGCGTCCACCGCCCGCGACACAACACCGGGCGCGCCCTCGTCCGTACCACCCCGCTCCTCCTGGAGCGCCGCCCACCGGTCGACGGCGGCCAGCGCGGCCGGGGCGTCCAGGTCGGAGGCGAGGGCCTCGCGGATCTCCTCGACGAGCGCCTCGGCGGGCGGGCCGTCGGGGCGGGAGACGGCGGCACGCCAGCGGCCGAGCCGGTCGACGGCGTCCTGGAGGACCTGGTCGGTCCACTCCCAGTCGGCCCGGTAGTGGTGGGCGAGCAGCGCCAGCCGTATGGCGGCCGGGTCGACGCCGTCGCGCCGCAGCTTCGACACGAAGACCAGGTTGCCCTTGGACTTGGACATCTTCTCGCCGTCGAGGGCGACCATGCCGGCGTGGACGTACGCCTTGGCCATGGGGAACTCGCCGGTGAGGGCCTGGGCGTGCGAGGCGCCCATCTCGTGGTGCGGGAAGGCGAGGTCGGAGCCGCCGCCCTGCACGTCGAAGCCCATCCCGAGGTGGTCCAGGGCGATGGCCACGCACTCGATGTGCCAGCCGGGGCGACCGCGTCCGAGGGAGGCGCCGTCCCAGCTGGGCTCGCCCTCACGGGCGGCCATCCACAGCATCGGGTCGAGCGGGTTCTTCTTGCCCGGCCGGTCCGGGTCACCGCCGCGCTCGGCGGACAGCAGCCGCATGGCGCCGGCGTCCAGGTTGGACACCTTGCCGAAGTTCGGGTCGGACTCGACGGAGAAGTAGACGTCGCCTTCGAGTTCGTAGGCGGCGCCCGCGTCCCGCAGCCGTTCGACGAGCGGCACGATGCCGGGTATCGCCTCGACCGCGCCGATGAATTCGCGCGGGGGCAGCATGCGCAGGGCGGTCATGTCCTCGCGGAAGAGGGTCGTCTCCTTCTCGGCCAGGGCGGCCCAGTCGATGCCGTCCCGCTGTGCGCGCTCCAGCAGCGGGTCGTCGACATCGGTGACGTTCTGGACGTAGTGGACCTGCCGCTTGGTGTCGAGCCACACGCGCTGAACGAGGTCGAACGCGTTGTAGGTCGCCGCGTGACCGATGTGGGTGGCGTCGTACGGCGTAATGCCACAGACATAGATTCGGGCGACGGGACCGGGGGCGGTGGTGACCAGGCCGCCGGTCGCGGTGTCGTGGATCCTCAGGTCGCGGCCCTGACCAGACAGGGCGGGGACCTCGGAAGCGGGCCAGGCATGCATGTCATGAGCCTAACCGGACGGATGTTCCGCATACGAACCGGACCGCGCAGATGTCCGGTAGGGCGTTCTTGCGCCGTGCCGGCCGTTGTGCTGTCGGCGGTAGTGGTCCGTCGAGGGGCCAGTGGTCGACGTGTCCCCGGTCGGCATCTCCTAGACGGGCGGCCAGGGGATCGCCGGCCACTCCCCGCTCGGTTCCGGGTGCTTCCCGGAGGCCAGCAGCGCGTCGACACGTGCGCGTACGGCGTCGATCTCGGCGGCGGTGATCAGCGCGGTCAGTCTCGCGGTCAGCGCGCCCGACTCCCCGAGCGACTCCTTGAGCCCCTTGAGCACGTCGACGGCCTCGCCCGTCAGGGGCTCCCCGGCCCATCCCCACAGCAGCGTGCGCAGTTTGTTCTCGGCGTTGAAGGTCACCCCGTGGTCGATGCCGTACAGACGCCCGTCGGCGGTCGGCAGCAGATGCCCGCCCTTGCGGTCGGCGTTGTTGATCACGGCGTCGAGTACGGCCAGCCGGCGCAGCCGCTCGTCGTCGGCGTGCACGAGCAGCGCGGTCCGCCCCTCACCGACCTCGGCGAACCCGATCGCCTTCCAGCCGGGCTCCGGTTCCTCCGCGTCGACGAGCGCGAGCAGTTCACTCTCGGGCGTCACCTCGATCCACAGCTGGCACATGCCCTCGCCGTACGGTCCGTCGCGCAGCACGGTGGGCGGTACGAGGCTCCAGCCGGTCGCCTCGGAGACCGCGTACGCGGCGACCTCGCGCTGGGCGAGGGTCCCGTCGGGGAAGTCCCACAGGGGCCGCTCCCCGGCCACCGGCTTGTAGATGCAGGTGGCTTCCTGGCCCTGGTGCGAGACCGTGCAGTACAGCGCCGCGTTGGACGCCTCCCGGATGCGGCCGCGCACGGTCAGCTCGCCCTCGGCGAGCAGCTCGGCCGACATCGCCCCGGCGGTCACGCGTCGCGTCGGTATCCGTTCTGGCGCGGACATACGTGTCCTTCCGGGTCGAGCGGGAGGCTGCACAGCGGACACGGCGGCCGCCCGGCGTTGACGACGTCCAGGGCACGCTTGGCGAAGGCTCTCGCCTGCGCGCCGGTGAGCCTGACCCGCAGCATCGGGGGCCCGTTCTCCTCGTCCTGGAGCAATCGCTCCTCGGCCTCGGCGAGGTCCTCCTCGGAGGCGGCGTCGAGCTCGACGAGAGCCTGCGCCTCGACGATCATGCGCTGCTCGTCGCCGTCCCAGGCGAGGGCCATGGTGCCGACCCGGAACTCCTCCTCGACGGGGGCGTCCAGAGGGCCGGTGTCGGCGACTTCGGTGGGCGGCACGGCCGGGACGGCGGCGCTGCCGCCACTACGGCGTACGACCTCGTCCAGCAGCTCGTCCATCCGCTCGGCGAGCGCGGCGACCTGGGTCTTCTCCAGAGCCACGCTGGTCACCCGGGGGCCGGCCGTGGCCTGGAGGAAGAACGTACGGCGTCCGGGCAGTCCGACCGTACCGGCCACGAAGCGGTCCGGGGGGTCGTAGAGGAACACCTGACGGGACACGTCCTGTCTCCATTGAAATCGTGAGTCCGTGGTCGTGATTGCGGAGTCGTGGTTGCGGGGTCGTGAGTGCGGAACGTCCGTGTGCGCGGACCGCTTCACCCTACTGCGCCCGACGATCACGGTGCGCCCGCACCACCCCCCACGGGGGCGTCCCCGGCCGGAGGTTCCTCGTGCGGCGCCAGCGACGCGAAGTCACCGGTGTCGCCGAGGCGGACGAGAAACGGCCTCAGACGTGTGTAACGGATCGCGGTGATGGAACACGGTTCAACAGAAATCCGCTGGAAGAGGTCGAGATGAAGTCCGAGTGCGTCCGCCACGAGCGATTTGATGACGTCGCCGTGAGAGCACATCAGATAGACGGCCTCGGCTCCGTGATCGCGCTCCACGCGCGCGTTCCACTCGCGCACCGCCTCGGCGGCACGGGTCTGCATCGCCCGCATCGACTCACCGCCGGGGAACGCGGCCGCCGAGGGGTGCGCCTGCACGACCTCCATCAGCGGCTCCCCGCTGAGCTCGGCGAGCTTGCGTCCGGACCAGTCGCCGTAGTGGCACTCCCCGATCCGCTCGTCGGTGTGGGCCGTGAGACCGGGCCTGGCCTCCAGCAGCGGCCGGATCGTCTCCTGGCAGCGCTGCAACGGGCTGGCGACGACCTCGGAGAGCGGCAGCTCGGCGAGCCTCCCGGGCAGCGCGGCGGCCTGCGTGGCACCGCGCTCGTCCAGGGCGACGCCGGGCGTCCAGCCGGCGAGCAGGCCCTCGGTGTTGGCGGTGGATCGTCCGTGACGGACAAGGATCAGCGTGGGCATGCCGCCCAGCGTAGGCATACCGCCGCGTGCGGCGGACCGCGGGCGACGGGAGAATACGCTCCGTGATCGTCGACTGCGCCATCTACCGTGACGGGCACCGGACGGAGGGCCCCGAGGACCTGTCCGACGCCCTTGCCGAGGCCCGGTCCGCGCACGGGTTCGTCTGGATCGGCCTGCACGAACCCTCCGAGCAGGAGTTCGACCACGTCACCCAGGAGTTCGGACTGCACCCCCTGGCTGTCGAGGACGCCCTCAAGGCCCACCAGCGGCCCAAGTTGGAGGTCTACGACGACTCGCTCTTCGTGGTCCTCAAGCCCGTGGTGTACGAGCCTGAGAGCGACGCCGTCTCGACCGGCGAGGTGATGCTGTTCCTCGGCGACTCCTTCGTGGTGACCGTCCGGCACGGCGAGGGCTCCCCGCTCGGCGATGTCCGGCGACGGCTGGAGCACGAGCCGGAGCTGCTCGGCAAGGGCCCCACGGCTGTGCTGTACGCGGTCGCCGACGCCGCCGTCGACCACTACCTCGACGTGGCCACCGAGCTGCAGACCGACCTCGAGGAGCTGGAGGCGGAGGTGTTCTCGCCGGACGGCGGGGGCTCGCGGCACACCGCCTCCCGGATCTACACCTTCAAGCGGCAGGTCCTGGAGTTCCGCCGGGCCTGCGGCCCGCTGGCGGTGCCGTTGAACCGGCTCGCGGACGTGGGGCAGTTCGGCGGGGCGGTGCCCTTCGTCAACGAGAAGGCGCGGCCCTTCTTCCGTGACGTCAACGACCACCTCACGCGCGTGAACGAGTCCGTGGAGGGCCTGGACCGGCTGGTCTCGGACATCCTGTCCGCGCATCTCGCGCAGATGAGCGTCCGGCAGAACGACGACATGCGGAAGATCTCCGCGTGGGCGGCCATGGCGGCGGTCCCCACGATGATCGCGGGCATCTACGGCATGAACTTCGAACACATGCCGGAGTTGCGTTGGGTGTGGTCGTATCCGGCGGTGATCGCGTTGATGGCCGGCCTGGAGGTGCTGCTGTACCGGCTGTTCAAGCGCCGGGGGTGGTTGTAAGCGGCTTTGGGGTGGGGGGCGCGGGTGCGGGCGCTCGGGGGTGCGCTCGGGGGTGCGGGCGCTCGGAGGTGCGGGCGCTCGGGGGTGCGGGTGTTCGGGGGTGCGGGTGTTCGGGGGTGCGGGTGCTTGGGGGCGCGGGTGCTTGGGGGCGCGGGTGCTTGGGGGCGCGGGTGCCGGGTGCGGGTGCTTGGGGGCGCGGGTGCCGGGTGCGGGTGCTTGGGGGCGCGGGTGCCGGGTGCGGGTGCTTGGGGGCGCGGGTGCCGGGTGCGGGTGCCGGGTGCGGGTGCTGGGGGGGGGACGCTGGCGGGTGCGGGTGCGGGTGCGGGTGCGGGTGCCGGTGCGGGTGCCAGGTGTTTGGGGGTGCGGGTGTGGGGGCGGGCCGCGTCGCGGTTCGGTTCAGGCGAATTCGTGGGCCGGGGTCGCGGGGCCGCCGAGCGCGTCCCGGCGTTCCGGCATCCTCAGCGACACCATTCGGCGCCAGCCGCCCAGCCGCTCGTACGCGTACATCGCGTGGATACCCACCGCGAGGAG encodes:
- a CDS encoding PAC2 family protein, with amino-acid sequence MIELEGVPELIDPVMVAAFEGWNDAGDAASTAVAHLDREWKGEVFAALDAEDYYDFQVNRPTVWLDGGVRKITWPTTRLSVVRVGGDKPRDLVLVRGIEPSMRWRSFCNELLGFAHELGVELVVVLGALLGDTPHTRPVPVSGVTSDPDLAQRMDLEETKYEGPTGIVGILQEACTHAGVPAVSLWAAVPHYVSQPPNPKATLALLNRLEDLIDVRIPLGELPEDARAWQVGVDQLAAEDSEVAEYVQSLEEARDTAELPEASGEAIAREFERYLRRRDGSGPGGSGGHATADGSDSTPYLRDNPSGRTKPPKPPKPPTTEADDDDSPSED
- the corA gene encoding magnesium/cobalt transporter CorA, with the translated sequence MIVDCAIYRDGHRTEGPEDLSDALAEARSAHGFVWIGLHEPSEQEFDHVTQEFGLHPLAVEDALKAHQRPKLEVYDDSLFVVLKPVVYEPESDAVSTGEVMLFLGDSFVVTVRHGEGSPLGDVRRRLEHEPELLGKGPTAVLYAVADAAVDHYLDVATELQTDLEELEAEVFSPDGGGSRHTASRIYTFKRQVLEFRRACGPLAVPLNRLADVGQFGGAVPFVNEKARPFFRDVNDHLTRVNESVEGLDRLVSDILSAHLAQMSVRQNDDMRKISAWAAMAAVPTMIAGIYGMNFEHMPELRWVWSYPAVIALMAGLEVLLYRLFKRRGWL
- a CDS encoding MSMEG_4193 family putative phosphomutase, whose protein sequence is MPTLILVRHGRSTANTEGLLAGWTPGVALDERGATQAAALPGRLAELPLSEVVASPLQRCQETIRPLLEARPGLTAHTDERIGECHYGDWSGRKLAELSGEPLMEVVQAHPSAAAFPGGESMRAMQTRAAEAVREWNARVERDHGAEAVYLMCSHGDVIKSLVADALGLHLDLFQRISVEPCSITAIRYTRLRPFLVRLGDTGDFASLAPHEEPPAGDAPVGGGAGAP
- a CDS encoding FadR family transcriptional regulator, with translation MAVTDEAIEKIKGMIVSGALRPGDRLPKESELAAELGLSRNSLREAVRALSLIRILDVRQGDGTYVTSLDPQLLLEALSFVVDFHRDDTVLEFLAVRRILEPAATAMAALRISEQQLNALSAQMDKLGDSPSVEELVACDLDFHRGIVQSSGNSVLCSLLDGLSGPTTRARIWRGLTQEDAVVGTLREHRAILAALRDRDAEAARSWATVHIASVEQWLRSSL
- a CDS encoding SCO1664 family protein, coding for MSAPERIPTRRVTAGAMSAELLAEGELTVRGRIREASNAALYCTVSHQGQEATCIYKPVAGERPLWDFPDGTLAQREVAAYAVSEATGWSLVPPTVLRDGPYGEGMCQLWIEVTPESELLALVDAEEPEPGWKAIGFAEVGEGRTALLVHADDERLRRLAVLDAVINNADRKGGHLLPTADGRLYGIDHGVTFNAENKLRTLLWGWAGEPLTGEAVDVLKGLKESLGESGALTARLTALITAAEIDAVRARVDALLASGKHPEPSGEWPAIPWPPV
- the mshC gene encoding cysteine--1-D-myo-inosityl 2-amino-2-deoxy-alpha-D-glucopyranoside ligase, with product MHAWPASEVPALSGQGRDLRIHDTATGGLVTTAPGPVARIYVCGITPYDATHIGHAATYNAFDLVQRVWLDTKRQVHYVQNVTDVDDPLLERAQRDGIDWAALAEKETTLFREDMTALRMLPPREFIGAVEAIPGIVPLVERLRDAGAAYELEGDVYFSVESDPNFGKVSNLDAGAMRLLSAERGGDPDRPGKKNPLDPMLWMAAREGEPSWDGASLGRGRPGWHIECVAIALDHLGMGFDVQGGGSDLAFPHHEMGASHAQALTGEFPMAKAYVHAGMVALDGEKMSKSKGNLVFVSKLRRDGVDPAAIRLALLAHHYRADWEWTDQVLQDAVDRLGRWRAAVSRPDGPPAEALVEEIREALASDLDAPAALAAVDRWAALQEERGGTDEGAPGVVSRAVDALLGVAL
- a CDS encoding DUF3090 domain-containing protein — its product is MSRQVFLYDPPDRFVAGTVGLPGRRTFFLQATAGPRVTSVALEKTQVAALAERMDELLDEVVRRSGGSAAVPAVPPTEVADTGPLDAPVEEEFRVGTMALAWDGDEQRMIVEAQALVELDAASEEDLAEAEERLLQDEENGPPMLRVRLTGAQARAFAKRALDVVNAGRPPCPLCSLPLDPEGHVCPRQNGYRRDA